ACACGCTCGATTCGACCCGATCAATCCGGAAGGTTGTTGGTTGGCTCGGGTCGAGGTTTCTGGAACCAGCGGTCCTGAATTCGTTCCAATCGAAGCGAGCACACCCATGACAGCACTGACGAGAATCATGTACGGAGCCGCGTTCCTTGGGCTTGTGACGGCGGCAGCGATTGCAGCGACGCCGAGGGAAGAAACATCGCAGGACTTCAACACCATTTTTGACGGTACGAATGCCGATTCCTGGATCAATAATGCCAACGGTGAGCCGATCGCTTCAACCGTCGTGCAGGAGGACGGTCTGAATCCGCATGGGGTCGGTGCGTACGTGGTCCTGTACAAGGAACCGGTCAAGGACTTCGTGCTCGACTTCGATTACAAGCTGACTCCGGGATGTAATTCAGGCATCTTTCTTCGGGTCGGGAATCCGAAAGACCCGGTGATGACGGGCCTGGAAGTTGCGATCGACGACACCAAGGGGACCGGGTTTCACGA
The genomic region above belongs to Tautonia rosea and contains:
- a CDS encoding 3-keto-disaccharide hydrolase is translated as MTALTRIMYGAAFLGLVTAAAIAATPREETSQDFNTIFDGTNADSWINNANGEPIASTVVQEDGLNPHGVGAYVVLYKEPVKDFVLDFDYKLTPGCNSGIFLRVGNPKDPVMTGLEVAIDDTKGTGFHDSGAFYDLVKPEANTQKSAGEWNHMTITARGPIITVELNGEQINTIDQSQFSESGKRPDGSSHKFRNVAIADLIQEGYFGFQDHGQNCWYTNVRLKKLDQ